The Streptomyces sp. NBC_00435 nucleotide sequence ATCACCGTCGTCCACGTGGTGCGCCACGGCGAGGTGCACAACCCGGAGGGCGTCCTCTACGGCCGCCGCCCCGGCTACCACCTCTCCGAGCTGGGCCGCAAGATGGCGGACCGGGTCGCGGAGCACCTGGAGAACCGGGACGTGACCCACGTCGTGGCGTCCCCGCTGGAGCGGGCCCAGGAGACGGCGTCGCCGATCGCGAAGGCGCACGGGCTGGACCTGGCGACCGACGGCCGCCTGATCGAGGCGGGCAACGTCTTCGAGGGCAAGACCTTCGGGGTCGGGGACGGCGCGCTGCGCAAGCCCGAGAACTGGAAGCACCTGACGAACCCGTTCCGGCCGTCCTGGGGCGAGCCGTACGTCGAGCAGGTGGTCCGGATGATGAGCGCGATCGAGACCGCCCGTGACGCGGCCCGTGGCCACGAGGCGGTGGCGGTCAGCCACCAGCTGCCGATCTGGATCGTACGGAGCTTCGCGGAGAAGCGGCGGCTGTGGCACGACCCGCGCCGCCGCCAGTGCACGCTGGCCTCGCTGACCTCGTTCACGTACCAGGGCGACAAGCTGGTGTCGGTGGGTTACAGCGAGCCGGCGCGGGACCTGGTCCCGGCGCACCTCCTCGCGGGGGCGAAGCCGGTGAAGGGCAAGTCCAAGGCGTTCGGCGCGTAGGCCCCGGCTCTGGCCCGGCCCCGGCCCCGGCCGGGCGGAGACGTGGGGTAACGGGTCGGCCCGAGGGGCCGGCCCGGACCCGCCGGCCTCCGGTCCTTGTGCGGCGGGTCAAGACTCAGCCTAATTTCATACAAGTTGCCTGACGTGACCGTGTCGGTCTTCTGCTTCGCTGAATTGTCCGTTTGTATGACATTTCATGAGCGATATGCGCGACTTCAGCCGGAGAGGTGTGCTCGGGCTCGGACTTGGCGCCGCGGCGGTCGGTGTCGCCGGCTGCAGTGTCGGCGGGCCGTCCGGCGCGGGCAACCCCGGCCCGGTCAACCCGCCGGACGGCACCCGGCCCGGCGGCCCGGCCGCCAAACCCATCGGTGACGGTTCCACCGCCGACACCGGGCCGCAGCCCCATCAGCCGGCCGCCCCCGTACCCCTCCAGCCGGGCGAGACTCCGCCCCAGTTCGTGGTGTTCAGCTGGGACGGCGCGGGGGAGATCGGCAACGGCCTCTTCCCCCGCTTCCTCAAGGTCGCCAAGGACCACGGCGCGGCGATGACCTTCTTCCTCTCGGGGCTCTATCTCCTCCCCGAGTCCAAGCGGGAGCTCTACAGACCCCCGAACAACCCCGTCGGCGCCTCCGACATCGGCTACCTCAAGGACGAGAACGTCCGCAACACCCTCAAGTACGTGCGCGAGGCGTGGCTGGACGGCCACGAGATAGGGACCCACTTCAACGGGCACTTCTGCGACGGTTCCGGCTCGGTCGGCCGGTGGAGCCCGGAGGACTGGCAGAGCGAGATCGACCAGGCCGTGTCGTTCGTCACCAACTGGCGGACCAACACCGGCTTCACCGACCTCGAACCGCTGCCCTTCGACTACCGCAAGGAACTGGTCGGGGCCCGCACCCCCTGCCTGCTCGGCCGGGACGGCCTGCTGCCGACCGCCCAGAAGCTGGGCTGGCGCTACGACTCCAGCTCGCCCGGCGGCCTCCAGCAGTGGCCGGTCAAGCGCGGGGGCCTGTGGGACCTGCCGCTGCAGTCGCTCCCGTTCCCCGGGCACTCCTTCGAGGTGCTCTCGATGGACTACAACATCCTCGCGAACCAGTCCAAGAACACCACCAAGGGCGTCCCCTCCAACTACCCGGCCTGGCGGTCCCAGGCCACCGCCTCCTACCTCGGCGGCTTCAGGCGGGCCTACGAGACCAACCGCGCGCCCCTCTTCATCGGCAACCACTTCGAGGAGTGGAACGGCGGCATCTACATGGACGCCGTCGAGGAGGCCCTCAAGGGCATGGCGGACAAAAAGGACGTACGGCTGGTGTCCTTCCGCCAGTTCGCCGACTGGCTGGACGTCCAGAACCCGCAGGTTCTGGCCAGACTCCGCACGCTCGGTCCCGGCCAGTCGCCGACCGGTGGCTGGGGCACGTATCTCGCCGGCGGCTGACCGGCCGCCGGTCCGCACCTGACCAGCGGCTTAACACACGCCCCGGGGGGCGCGGAAGATCCCCGAAGGGCACATGCGAAACTTTTCACATGAGCCTTAGCCGCGCCCCCCGTCGCCGCCGCTCGACCAGCGGCCGCGCCATCCTGCTGACCGCGGTGACCCTCGCCAGCGCCCTGACCCTGACGGCGTGCGGCGATTCGGACGGCGGCAGCAAATCCTCCGGTTCCGCCGGAGGCAACTACGTGACGGGGAGCAGCGGCATCGCCACCGTCGCCAAGGCCGACCGCGACGAGGCCCCCAAGCTCGACGGCGACACCGTGGACGGCAAGACCCTCGACACCAGCACCCTCAAGGGCAAGGTCGTCGTGCTCAACGTCTGGGGCTCCTGGTGCCCGCCGTGCCGCGCCGAGGCCCCGTACTTCGCGAAGGTCGCCAAGGAACTGGAAGCGGCCGGGCAGCCCGTCGCCTTCGTCGGCATCAACACCCGCGACAACACCAAGCAGAACGCGGCCTCCTTCGAAGAGACCTACGGGATCACCTACCCGAGCCTCTTCGACCCGGACGGCAAGCTGATGCTCCGGTTCCCCAAGGGCACCCTGAACCCGAACGCCATCCCCTCCACGATCGTCCTCGACAAGGACGGCAGGATCGCGGCCCGCACCCTGGTCGCTCTCAACGAGGAGAAGCTGCGCTCGATGATCGACCCGCTCCTCACGGAGAAGTGACCTCGTGGTCAACGGGTTCTCCGAGGTCGTCCTCGCCGCCGAATCGACCGGCATGAACACGACCGTCTTCAACGGCGCGCTGCTGCTGGCCCTGCCGATCTCGCTGCTCGCGGGGCTGATCTCCTTCTTCTCGCCCTGCGTGCTGCCGCTGGTCCCCGGATACCTCTCCTACGTGACCGGCGTCGGCGGAGCCGACCTCGCCGAGGCCCGGCGCGGCCGGATGCTCGCCGGCGCGAGCCTGTTCGTCCTCGGCTTCACCGCCGTGTTCACCTCGACCGGTGCGCTGTTCGGCTTCTTCGGGCGGACCCTCGCGTCCAACAAGGACGTCATCTCGCAGGTGCTCGGCGGGCTGGTGATCCTGCTCGGCCTGTTCTTCATGGGTGCGATCCCCGGTCTGACGATGCGCGAGTTCCGCTTCCACAAGAAGCCGGCGGTCGGTCTGGTCGGCGCGCCCGTCCTCGGAGTGCTCTTCGGCCTCGGCTGGACCCCGTGCATGGGCCCGACCCTGGCCGCCGTCGGCACCCTCTCCATGGAGCAGGCGACCGCCGCCCGCGGCGCGCTGCTGACCGTCGTGTTCTGCCTGGGGCTCGGGCTGCCCTTCATCGCCACCGCGCTCGCGTTCCGCAAGGCGCTCGGCGCGTTCGGCTGGGTGAAGAAGCACTACGCCTGGGTGATGCGCATCGGCGGAGGCATGCTGATCCTGACCGGTCTGCTGCTCGTCACAGGAATGTGGAGCAGCATCGTCAGCGACATGCAGAGCTGGACCAACGGCTTCACGGTGGGGATCTGAGGACTACACGGACATGAGTACGACCGACAAGGCGTCCACCGAGGCGCCGCACGACTCCCCGGATTCCGTTTCCGCCGACGCGACGGCCGAGGCGGCCGCCGGCGCCCAGTTGTCCACCGCTCCCCTGGAGGAGGCTCCCGGCGGCCCCGTGGGCATCGGCGTGCTCGGCTGGGCCCGCTGGTTCTGGCGGCAGCTCACCTCCATGCGGGTGGCGCTGATCCTGCTCTTCATGCTCTCCCTGGCGTCGATCCCGGGTTCGCTGATCCCGCAGAACCAGGTCGATCTGATGAAGGTCGCCGCCTGGAAGAAGGACCACGCCTCCTGGGTGACCGTCGCGGAGAAACTCCAGCTCTTCGACGTCTACAGCTCGGTGTGGTTCTCCGCGATCTACCTGCTGCTGTTCATCTCGCTGATCGGCTGCATCCTGCCGCGCTCCTGGCAGTTCGTCGGCCAGCTCACGGGCCGCCCGCCGGCCGCCCCCAGGCGGCTCGACCGCATGCCCGCGTACACGACGTGGCGTACGGACAAGTCCCCGGACGAGGTGCTCTCGTACGCGAGCGGCCTGCTCGGCCGCCGCCGGTTCCGTACCGAGGCGGGCGAGGGGTCGGTCTCCGCCGAGAAGGGCTATCTGCGCGAGGCGGGGAACCTGGCGTTCCACGTCGCGCTGATCGTGATGCTGATCGCCTTCGCCTGGGGGCAGTACTTCAAGTCCGAGGGCGGCAAGCTCGTCCTGCGCGGCAAGGGCTTCTCGAACACGCTCACCCAGTACGACGACTTCAAGTCGGGCAGCCTCTTCGACCCCGACGACCTGCCGCCGTTCTCCTTCACCCTGGACAAGTTCGACGCCACGTACGAGCGCAGCGGCCCGCAGAAGGGCACCCCGCGCGACTTCAAGGCGTACGTCACCTTCAGCGACGGCGCGCACGGCAAGCCGCAGAAGCGCGAGATCCAGGTCAACAAACCGCTGGAGGTGGACGGGTCCAAGGTCTACCTGCTCGGCCACGGCTACGCGCCGGTCATCTCGGTGACCGACTCCAACGGCAAGGTGGTCTACAAGGACGCCGTGCCGATGCTGCCGCAGGACGCCAACCTCACCTCCACCGGCGCGGTGAAGGTCACCGACGGGTACAAGGACAAGGACGGGAAGGCGACGCAGCTCGGCTTCGCCGCGATGTTCGTGCCGACCTTCGCGGGCGCCGGCCAGGGCACGATGTTCTCGCAGTTCCCGGAGCTGGACTTCCCGGCGCTCGCGCTGAACGCGTGGCACGGCAGCCTGGGCGTGGACTCGGGGCTGCCGCAGAACGTGTACCAGCTGGACACCTCCAAGATGGAGTCGTTCAAGGGCGACGACGGCAAGCCGCTCTCGAAGCGGATGCTGCCCGGCGAGAGCATGGAACTGCCCGGAGGGCAGGGCACCGTGAAGTTCGAGGGCATCGAGCGCTGGGCGACCTTCTCGATCACCCACCAGCCGGGCAGCGCGATGGCCCTCACGGGCGCCGTCGCGGCCATCCTGGGTCTCGCGGGCTCCCTGTTCATCCAGCGCCGCCGGATCTGGGTCCGGGCGGCCGCGGGCAAGGACGGCGTGACCGTCGTCGAGATGGCGGGTCTCGGCCGCAGCGAGTCCGCCAAGCTGCCCGAGGAGCTTTCGGGCCTGGCCGGCGCGCTCCACCAGCAGGCGCCCACGGCGGCGCCGGCCCCCATCCCACCTGTCGAAGAAGCCGAAGAAGTCGAAGGGGAGCGCGCGTGATGCAGCTCGCGGCCGCAACCAACGAGAGCCTGGCTCACCTCAGCAACAACCTGATCTACGCGTCGATGGCGGTCTACACGCTCGCCTTCCTCGCCCACATCGCCGAGTGGATCTTCGGTAGCCGCAGCAAGGTGGCCCGTACGGCCGCCGCGCTCACCGCCCCCGTGGCCGACGCCCCCGCCGTTCAGGTGCGGGGCAAGGGGGGTACGGCGGTCCTCGACAAGCCCAAGGTCGTCACGCGCAGCGCCGCCGGCGCCCGTGACGTCCCGGACGGCCCCGGCGCGGCCGGCGGCACCGTCAAGGGCGACCTGTACGGGCGGATCGCGGTCTCGCTGACCACCCTCGGCTTCCTCCTCGCGGCGGGTGGTGTCGTCGCCCGCGCGATGTCGGTGGAGCGGGCCCCCTGGGGCAACATGTACGAGTTCTCGATCACCTTCGCCACGGTGGCCGTCGGCGCGTACCTGGGGCTCCTCGCGCTGAAGAAGAACGTCCGCTGGCTCGGCCTGTTCCTGGTCACCACGGTCCTGCTGGACCTGGGCATCGCCACCACGGTGCTCTACACCGACAGCGACCAGCTGGTCCCGGCCCTGCACTCGTACTGGCTGTGGATCCACGTCTCCACCGCGATCTTCTGCGGCGCGGTCTTCTACATCGGTGCGGCCGGCGCGGTCATGTACCTCTTCCGCGACTCCTACGAGGCCAAGCTGGCGGACGGCGGCACGCCGGGCCGCTTCGCCACCTCGGTGATGGAGCGGTTCCCGTCGGCGGCCTCGCTCGACAAGTTCTCGTACCGCATCAACGCGGCCGTCTTCCCGCTCTGGACCTTCACGATCATCGCGGGCGCGATCTGGGCCGGCGACGCGTGGGGCCGCTACTGGGGCTGGGACCCCAAGGAGGTCTGGTCCTTCGTGACCTGGGTCGCCTACGCCTGCTACCTGCACGCCCGCGCCACCGCCGGCTGGAAGGGCCGCAAGGCCGCCTACCTCGCGCTCTTCGCGTTCGCCTGCTGGATCTGGAACTACTACGGCGTGAACATCCTGCTGAGCGGCAAGCACTCGTACGCGGGAGTCTGACCCGGGTCGTGGTACGACGCAGGGGCTCCCGTCACCACGTGCCGGCCCGGGCACCCCGCGCGAATCAGTCCTTGTCGGTGTCCTTGGCGTCCCGCTCCTCGCCCTTGGCGTCCCGCTCCTCGCGCAGGGACTTCAGGAACTCCGGATTGTCGTCGGGCGCCACCCACTGGGTCCGGCGCGCCCGGCCACCGCCGGCGCCTCCGACGCCGGCCACCCGCTTCTTGCCGGCGAACAGCCACACCACCGGACCGACGATCGAGAAGAGCAGGATGATCAGGACCCAGACGACCTTGGGGAGGTGCTTGACCTCTTCCTCGGGCGTGTTCAGGCAGTCGATGAAGGCGTAGATGGTCAGCGCGATGATCAGCAGGAACGGCAGATAGCGCAGCACGGTGTGGGACCGACCCCCAGAAGAACGGTGCGGACCGGACGGGTCCGCGGCGGACTCCTCCAGGGTAGAGGGCCCGCCGCGGTTCGGGCTCGGAGTGGGGATGCCACAATTGCCCGCATGGCTTACGACGATCTCCGCTCGCTGCTCCGGGCCCTGGAGCGGGAGGGCGACCTCAAGCGCATCAAGGCCGAAGTGGACCCGTACCTAGAGGTCGGGGAGATCGTCGACAGAGTGAACAAGGCGGGCGGACCCGCGCTGCTCTTCGAGAACGTCAAGGGTTCGGCGATGCCGCTGGCCATGAACGTCTTCGGGACCGACCGGCGACTGCTGAAGGCCCTCGGGCTGAAGTCGTACGCGGAGATCAGCGAGAAGATCGGCGGCCTGCTGAAGCCGGAGCTGCCCCAGGGCTTCATCGGCGTCCGCGAGGCCTTCGGTAAGCTCGGCTCGATGGTGCACGTGCCGCCGAAGAAGGTGAAGGGCGACTCCGCGCCCGTCCAGGAAGTCGTCCTCACCGGCGACGACGTGGACCTGGACCAGCTGCCGGCCCTCTTCACCTGGCCCAAGGACGGCGGATCCTTCTTCAACCTGGGACTCACGCACACGAAGCACCCGGAGACGGGCGTGCGCAACCTCGGCCTGTACCGCCTCCAGCGCCACGACAAGCGCACCATCGGCATGCACTGGCAGATCCACAAGGACAGCCGCAACCACTACGCGGTCGCCGCCGCCCGCGGGGAGCGGCTGCCGGTCGCGATCGCCTTCGGGTGCCCGCCGGCCGTGACGTACGCGTCGACCGCGCCGCTGCCGGGCGACATCGACGAGTACCTCTTCGCCGGGTTCGTGGCGGGCAAGCGGATCGAGATGGTGGACTGCAAGACGGTCCCGCTCCAGGTCCCGGCCAACGCCGAGGTCGTCATCGAGGGCTGGCTGGAGCCCGGGGAGACGCTCCCCGAAGGCCCCTTCGGCGACCACACCGGCTTCTACACCCCGCAGGAGCCGTTCCCCGCGCTGAAGATCGACTGCGTGACGATGCGCAAGCGTCCGCTGATCCAGTCGATCGTCGTCGGCCGGCCGCCGACGGAGGACGGCCCGCTGGGGCGTGCGACGGAACGCTTCTTCCTTCCCCTCCTCAAGATCATCGTCCCGGACATCGTGGACTACCACCTCCCCGAGTCGGGCGGCTTCCACAACTGCGCGATCGTCTCGATCGACAAGAAGTACCCGAAGCACGCGCAGAAGGTCATGCACGCCATCTGGGGCGCGCACATGATGTCGCTGACGAAGCTGATCATCGTGGTGGACAAGGACTGCGACGTCCACGACCTCCACGAGGTCTCGTGGCGAGCCCTGGGCAATACGGACTACTCCCGCGACCTCACCGTCGTGGAGGGCCCGGTGGACCACCTCGACCACGCCTCGTACCAGCAGTTCTGGGGCGGCAAGGCGGGCATCGACGCCACGAAGAAGCTGCCGACGGAGGGTTACACCCGGGACGGCGGCTGGCCCGACATGGTCGAGTCCGACCCCGCGACCGCCGCCCTGGTGGACCGGCGCTGGAAGGAGTACGGCCTGTGAGCCCGATCGTCGTGGAGGGCCCGGAGCTCTTCATCGGTACCGACACCGTCTACGTGGCCCTGGTGCGCCCGCGGATCGACCCGGCGGACCCGGGCGTCCGCGCGGCCGCCGAGGAGGCGGGCGTCTCCCCGGAGGAGTTCGCGGGTCCCGGGAACGTCTGGGCGCTGATGCTGGACCAGGAGGACGGGGACGGCGACGGATTCGAACTCCCCGGCGCGCGGGACACCGAGGCCGACGACTTCGCGGAGCAGCTTGAGCGCGCCCTGGGCGCCGCCGAGCCGTTCACCGCGGAGGCCGGCAACTTCCTGCGCCTGGAGGCCCGCCCGTCCGGCGACGCCTGGCTGCTGACCGCGCATGTCACCCCGCCGGAGGGCCACGAGACCGGCCCCCAGACCCTGGAGCTCGGCGCGCTCCCCACGGCCGGGCTACTGGCCGACCTCGAAGACTTCCGGAGAACCCTCGTATGACATCCGCAGCCGAAGGGGTCCTCGGACCCGGCCCCGCACCGGAGGCCACCGGCAAGGTGAAGGCGTTCCTGAGGCTCGTGATGATCGAGCACTCGGTCTTCGCGCTGCCCTTCGCCTACATCGCCGCGCTCACCGCCATGTTCACGCTCGACGGGCGGATGCACTGGCGCGAGCTGCTGCTCGTCACCGTCTGCATGGTGGGCCTGCGGACCTTCGCGATGGCCGCGAACCGGATCATCGACCGGGAGATCGACTCGCGCAATCCGCGTACCGCCGGGCGGGAGCTGGTCACCGGGGCGGTGTCCGTGCGGTCCGCCTGGACCGGGGCGGGGATCGCGCTGGTCGTCTTCCTCGGTGCCGCGGCGCTGCTGAACCCGCTGTGCCTGATGCTGGCGCCGATCGCCGTCGTGCCGATGGTGGTGTACCCGTACGGGAAGCGGTTCACGAACTTCCCGCACGCCATCCTCGGCCTCGCCCAGGCAATGGGCCCGATCGGGGCCTGGCTCGCGGTCACCGGTGAGTGGTCCTGGGACGCGGTCGTCCTCGGCCTCGCGGTGGGCGTGTGGATCGGCGGGTTCGACCTGATCTTCGGCTGCCAGGACGTGGCCGCCGACCGCGCCGAAGGCGTCAAGTCCGTCCCGGCCCGCTTCGGCATCCCGGCCGCCCTGTGGGGCGCCCGCGGCGCGCACGTCGTGACCACGGCCCTGCTGGCCTGGTACGCCGTCGCGACGGACGCCGGCCCGCTGTTCTGGTTCGGCCTGCTGATTGTCGTCGGCGCGTTCCTCTACGAGCACACCATCGTCAAGCCGCACGACCTGTCCCGCCTGAACCGGGCCTTCTTCACGGTGAACGGGTTCATCGGCATGGCGCTCTTCGTGTGCGCCCTGCTGGACCTGGTGGTGCGCGGGCTGTCGCTGTAACTCGATCGGAGTGGGGATTCATCAGTGATGTCGCAGTCCCCTTCGATCCCGGCACCGCCTCCTAGACCGCCGCCGCCTCCGGTCGCGGCCGGGCCAGCACGGCCACCGCCGCGCCGGCCAGGAGGCCGAAGAGGTGGGCCTGCCAGCTGACCACGGAGTCCGTCGGGAGGGCTCCGGCCAGGAAGGTCGTGCCCCAGACGGCGGCCATGACGACGGCGACCGCGACGCCGAGCGGGCTGCGTTCCACGAAGCCGCGTATCAGCAGGTACCCGAAGAGGCCGAAGATCAGGCCCGAGGCGCCGGCCGTGATGCTGTGGGCCGGGGAGATCAGCCAGACGGCGAACCCGTCGGCGACGACGATGGCCGCGCAGACGGTCAGGAAGCGGCGGATCCCGCTCAGTGCGGTGACGAATCCGAGGACCAGCAGTGGGACGCTGTTGGACGCCACGTGGTCGAAGCCGAAGTGCAGGAACGGCGCCAGGGGGATCCCGCCGAGGCCGTCGGCCTCCCGGGCGGTGATCCCGTAGGCGTCGAGCGCGTGGCCCGTGGCGTAGTCGACGGCCTCGATCACCCAGAGCAGGGCGACCCAGCCGAGCATCAGCTGCGCGGACTGTTTGACCCGGCCGGTCCGGCTCCAGACGCTGATCCCGCTCATGACGACCCCGCCCCCTGCGCTTACGTGTCCACCCCTTGAACGTGCGGCCACCTTAGCCAGTGCCCATCAGCGGTGGCCGGATAGTCTCGGAGGTATGACTGAGGGCAAGCGCACCCCGTGGGTGGTCGGGGTTTCCGGGGCGTCCGGGACGCCGTACGCGGCCGCGGTGATCCGCGGGCTGCTGGCGGCGGGCGAGAGCGTGGACCTGGTGGTGAGCAGGGCGTCCCGGCTGACCCTGCTGGACGAGACCGGGATCGCCTTCCGCGACGCGCACTGGCGGGACGACCTGGGGGAGTGGCTGGAGCACGGGGCCGACGGCAAGCCCGCGACTTTCGCGCGGCCGGAACTGGACGGGGTCCGGTACTGGGGCGCCGGAGACCTGGCGGCCGGACCGAGCAGCGGCTCGTACCCCGTCAAGGGAATGCTGATCGTGCCCGCGTCCACGGCCTGCGTGGCCGGTGTGGCGCTCGGGCTGTCGAAGGACCTGCTCCAGCGGGTCGCGAGCGTGACGCTCAAGGAGCGGCGCCGGCTGGTGGTGGCGGTACG carries:
- a CDS encoding histidine phosphatase family protein; translated protein: MSTEARGEGAEITVVHVVRHGEVHNPEGVLYGRRPGYHLSELGRKMADRVAEHLENRDVTHVVASPLERAQETASPIAKAHGLDLATDGRLIEAGNVFEGKTFGVGDGALRKPENWKHLTNPFRPSWGEPYVEQVVRMMSAIETARDAARGHEAVAVSHQLPIWIVRSFAEKRRLWHDPRRRQCTLASLTSFTYQGDKLVSVGYSEPARDLVPAHLLAGAKPVKGKSKAFGA
- a CDS encoding TlpA family protein disulfide reductase; translated protein: MSLSRAPRRRRSTSGRAILLTAVTLASALTLTACGDSDGGSKSSGSAGGNYVTGSSGIATVAKADRDEAPKLDGDTVDGKTLDTSTLKGKVVVLNVWGSWCPPCRAEAPYFAKVAKELEAAGQPVAFVGINTRDNTKQNAASFEETYGITYPSLFDPDGKLMLRFPKGTLNPNAIPSTIVLDKDGRIAARTLVALNEEKLRSMIDPLLTEK
- a CDS encoding cytochrome c biogenesis CcdA family protein; this encodes MNTTVFNGALLLALPISLLAGLISFFSPCVLPLVPGYLSYVTGVGGADLAEARRGRMLAGASLFVLGFTAVFTSTGALFGFFGRTLASNKDVISQVLGGLVILLGLFFMGAIPGLTMREFRFHKKPAVGLVGAPVLGVLFGLGWTPCMGPTLAAVGTLSMEQATAARGALLTVVFCLGLGLPFIATALAFRKALGAFGWVKKHYAWVMRIGGGMLILTGLLLVTGMWSSIVSDMQSWTNGFTVGI
- the resB gene encoding cytochrome c biogenesis protein ResB, which codes for MSTTDKASTEAPHDSPDSVSADATAEAAAGAQLSTAPLEEAPGGPVGIGVLGWARWFWRQLTSMRVALILLFMLSLASIPGSLIPQNQVDLMKVAAWKKDHASWVTVAEKLQLFDVYSSVWFSAIYLLLFISLIGCILPRSWQFVGQLTGRPPAAPRRLDRMPAYTTWRTDKSPDEVLSYASGLLGRRRFRTEAGEGSVSAEKGYLREAGNLAFHVALIVMLIAFAWGQYFKSEGGKLVLRGKGFSNTLTQYDDFKSGSLFDPDDLPPFSFTLDKFDATYERSGPQKGTPRDFKAYVTFSDGAHGKPQKREIQVNKPLEVDGSKVYLLGHGYAPVISVTDSNGKVVYKDAVPMLPQDANLTSTGAVKVTDGYKDKDGKATQLGFAAMFVPTFAGAGQGTMFSQFPELDFPALALNAWHGSLGVDSGLPQNVYQLDTSKMESFKGDDGKPLSKRMLPGESMELPGGQGTVKFEGIERWATFSITHQPGSAMALTGAVAAILGLAGSLFIQRRRIWVRAAAGKDGVTVVEMAGLGRSESAKLPEELSGLAGALHQQAPTAAPAPIPPVEEAEEVEGERA
- the ccsB gene encoding c-type cytochrome biogenesis protein CcsB, which codes for MQLAAATNESLAHLSNNLIYASMAVYTLAFLAHIAEWIFGSRSKVARTAAALTAPVADAPAVQVRGKGGTAVLDKPKVVTRSAAGARDVPDGPGAAGGTVKGDLYGRIAVSLTTLGFLLAAGGVVARAMSVERAPWGNMYEFSITFATVAVGAYLGLLALKKNVRWLGLFLVTTVLLDLGIATTVLYTDSDQLVPALHSYWLWIHVSTAIFCGAVFYIGAAGAVMYLFRDSYEAKLADGGTPGRFATSVMERFPSAASLDKFSYRINAAVFPLWTFTIIAGAIWAGDAWGRYWGWDPKEVWSFVTWVAYACYLHARATAGWKGRKAAYLALFAFACWIWNYYGVNILLSGKHSYAGV
- a CDS encoding PLD nuclease N-terminal domain-containing protein → MLRYLPFLLIIALTIYAFIDCLNTPEEEVKHLPKVVWVLIILLFSIVGPVVWLFAGKKRVAGVGGAGGGRARRTQWVAPDDNPEFLKSLREERDAKGEERDAKDTDKD
- a CDS encoding menaquinone biosynthesis decarboxylase, with protein sequence MAYDDLRSLLRALEREGDLKRIKAEVDPYLEVGEIVDRVNKAGGPALLFENVKGSAMPLAMNVFGTDRRLLKALGLKSYAEISEKIGGLLKPELPQGFIGVREAFGKLGSMVHVPPKKVKGDSAPVQEVVLTGDDVDLDQLPALFTWPKDGGSFFNLGLTHTKHPETGVRNLGLYRLQRHDKRTIGMHWQIHKDSRNHYAVAAARGERLPVAIAFGCPPAVTYASTAPLPGDIDEYLFAGFVAGKRIEMVDCKTVPLQVPANAEVVIEGWLEPGETLPEGPFGDHTGFYTPQEPFPALKIDCVTMRKRPLIQSIVVGRPPTEDGPLGRATERFFLPLLKIIVPDIVDYHLPESGGFHNCAIVSIDKKYPKHAQKVMHAIWGAHMMSLTKLIIVVDKDCDVHDLHEVSWRALGNTDYSRDLTVVEGPVDHLDHASYQQFWGGKAGIDATKKLPTEGYTRDGGWPDMVESDPATAALVDRRWKEYGL
- the mqnP gene encoding menaquinone biosynthesis prenyltransferase MqnP, with product MTSAAEGVLGPGPAPEATGKVKAFLRLVMIEHSVFALPFAYIAALTAMFTLDGRMHWRELLLVTVCMVGLRTFAMAANRIIDREIDSRNPRTAGRELVTGAVSVRSAWTGAGIALVVFLGAAALLNPLCLMLAPIAVVPMVVYPYGKRFTNFPHAILGLAQAMGPIGAWLAVTGEWSWDAVVLGLAVGVWIGGFDLIFGCQDVAADRAEGVKSVPARFGIPAALWGARGAHVVTTALLAWYAVATDAGPLFWFGLLIVVGAFLYEHTIVKPHDLSRLNRAFFTVNGFIGMALFVCALLDLVVRGLSL
- a CDS encoding rhomboid family intramembrane serine protease, producing MSGISVWSRTGRVKQSAQLMLGWVALLWVIEAVDYATGHALDAYGITAREADGLGGIPLAPFLHFGFDHVASNSVPLLVLGFVTALSGIRRFLTVCAAIVVADGFAVWLISPAHSITAGASGLIFGLFGYLLIRGFVERSPLGVAVAVVMAAVWGTTFLAGALPTDSVVSWQAHLFGLLAGAAVAVLARPRPEAAAV
- a CDS encoding UbiX family flavin prenyltransferase; the protein is MTEGKRTPWVVGVSGASGTPYAAAVIRGLLAAGESVDLVVSRASRLTLLDETGIAFRDAHWRDDLGEWLEHGADGKPATFARPELDGVRYWGAGDLAAGPSSGSYPVKGMLIVPASTACVAGVALGLSKDLLQRVASVTLKERRRLVVAVRETPLSGQTLKHLVTLDEAGAVVLPASPAFYAGATHIQDLVDFVAGRVLDAASVPHGLYRRWEGELGGSRPPVPGRAQGASGGA